One window of Phoenix dactylifera cultivar Barhee BC4 chromosome 5, palm_55x_up_171113_PBpolish2nd_filt_p, whole genome shotgun sequence genomic DNA carries:
- the LOC103703946 gene encoding adenosine kinase 2-like produces the protein MAYEGILLGMGNPLLDISAVVDEEFLKKYDIKLNNAILAEETHIPMYDELATKYNVEYIAGGATQNSIRVAQWMLQIPGATSYIGCIGKDKFGEEMKKKAKDSGVGGHYYEDETAPTGTCAVCVVGGERSLAANLSAANCYKSDHLKKPENWALVEKAKYIYIAGFFLTVSPESIQLVAEHAAAKNKVFMMNLSATFICEFFQDAQEKTLPYVDYLFGNETEAMTFAKVRGWETKNVEEIALKISALPKASGTHKRITVITQGCDPVIVADDGKVKKFPVIVLPKEKLVDTNGAGDAFVGGFLSQLVQERSIEDCVRAGCYAANVIIQRSGCTHPEKPDFE, from the exons ATGGCTTACGAAGGCATTCTCCTTGGGATGGGGAATCCCCTTCTCGACATCTCCGCGGTCGTCGACGAGGAGTTCCTCAAAAA ATATGATATCAAGTTGAACAATGCAATTCTTGCTGAGGAAACGCATATTCCTAT GTATGATGAATTAGctactaaatacaatgtcgaaTACATAGCTGGAG GGGCTACCCAGAATTCGATCAGGGTTGCTCAG TGGATGCTTCAAATTCCTGGTGCAACTAGTTATATTGGTTGCATTGGAAAGGACAAGTTTGGAGAGGAAATGAAGAAAAAGGCAAAAGATTCAGGTGTTGGT GGTCACTATTATGAGGATGAGACTGCTCCAACTGGCACATGTGCTGTTTGTGTTGTTGGTGGTGAAAG GTCTCTTGCTGCAAATTTATCTGCAGCAAATTGTTATAAGTCAGATCATTTAAAGAAGCCTGAAAACTGGGCATTAG TTGAAAAGGCAAAGTATATTTATATTGCTGGTTTTTTCCTGACGGTGTCTCCGGAGTCCATTCAACTTGTTGCTGAGCATGCTGCAGCAAAGAACAAG GTATTTATGATGAACCTTTCTGCTACATTTATTTGTGAGTTTTTCCAGGATGCCCAGGAGAAAACTTTACC GTATGTTGACTATCTCTTTGGGAATGAAACAGAAGCAATGACCTTTGCTAAAGTTCGTGGTTGGGAG ACCAAGAATGTTGAGGAGATTGCTCTGAAGATTTCTGCACTTCCCAAGGCATCTGGGACACACAAGAGGATTACTGTTATCACCCAAGGTTGTGATCCAGTCATAGTTGCTGATGATGGAAAG gtgaaaaagtttccTGTGATCGTGCTACCAAAGGAGAAGCTGGTCGATACTAATGGTGCAG GTGATGCATTTGTCGGAGGATTTCTGTCCCAGTTGGTCCAAGAGAGGAGTATAGAGGACTGTGTAAGAGCTGGGTGCTATGCAGCAAATGTTATAATTCAAAGGTCAGGCTGCACTCACCCAGAGAAGCCTGATTTTGAGTAG
- the LOC103703945 gene encoding uncharacterized protein LOC103703945 has protein sequence MVDAGPPRLDLRTAGHVLRRSWSLLLAALPALLLAALLLLSFRSALLAGTLRLASVSDRDPAVRSLLSRLPPRRRPFLQLTRVGTLDEDFFSDSAAGDRRASRRPASSSNVSFPAPVRLFLVDGSLGFPRFPKSVKIRVPDFPSSPFLFSFPDGEGGADDAAGDRDQAVDLRIFGRGLDLDRQDATAILYLLTLLSSTHTLAILGFILSYTCALGVVFVAVTASLLQKPVSITGTIYSGARVGIWRLTGFVFLRWAARDALVQFLCIWFFADVRDQNELFKLFVKVKLMPFYLSPLNPWSGPRDEALSGFFFVWALLDTVVSVVFALVPWVVIIDHNLRRRGRDAVREGCYLISMMPAQALLLKCLETLACGNLGRTFAMMVGGRLFAEVFHSVAEVYFIVVWLIFYFAARCREGELEGRRFGRQDLEECINGLR, from the exons ATGGTGGACGCCGGTCCGCCGCGGCTCGACCTCCGGACGGCCGGTCACGTGCTCCGCCGGTCCTGGTCTCTGCTTCTTGCCGCCCTCCCAGCTCTTCTTCTCgccgccctcctcctcctctccttccgTTCCGCTCTCCTCGCCGGCACTCTCCGCCTCGCCTCCGTTTCCGACCGAGACCCCGCCGTCCGCTCCCTCCTCTCCCGCCTC CCTCCCCGCCGCCGCCCCTTCCTCCAGCTCACCCGCGTCGGCACCCTCGACGAAGACTTCTTCTCCGACTCCGCCGCTGGCGACCGCCGCGCCTCCCGCCGGccggcctcctcctccaacgTCTCCTTCCCCGCCCCCGTCCGCCTCTTCCTCGTCGACGGCTCCCTGGGGTTTCCGAGATTCCCAAAATCCGTCAAGATAAGGGTTCCGGActtcccttcctcccccttcctcttctccttccccgATGGCGAAGGCGGTGCCGACGATGCCGCTGGCGACCGGGACCAGGCCGTCGATCTCCGGATCTTCGGACGCGGACTCGACCTGGACCGCCAAGATGCGACGGCGATCCTCTATCTCCTCACCCTACTCTCCTCCACTCACACCCTCGCCATCCTAGGGTTCATCCTCTCCTACACCTGCGCCCTAGGCGTCGTCTTCGTCGCCGTCACCGCTTCCCTCCTCCAGAAGCCGGTCTCCATCACCGGGACCATCTATTCCGGCGCTCGAGTGGGGATCTGGCGGCTCACGGGGTTCGTGTTCTTGCGGTGGGCTGCGAGGGACGCCCTGGTCCAGTTCCTCTGCATCTGGTTCTTCGCCGACGTCAGGGATCAGAACGAGCTCTTCAAGCTCTTTGTGAAGGTCAAACTCATGCCTTTCTACCTATCGCCGTTGAACCCATGGTCCGGGCCCCGTGATGAGGCTCTCTCGGGGTTCTTCTTCGTCTGGGCCCTGCTCGACACCGTGGTCTCTGTTGTGTTTGCGCTTGTTCCATGGGTGGTGATCATAGACCACAATTTGAGGAGGCGGGGGCGAGATGCGGTGAGAGAAGGGTGCTATTTGATATCCATGATGCCAGCCCAGGCTTTGTTGCTCAAGTGCTTGGAGACACTGGCCTGTGGGAATCTTGGGAGGACATTTGCCATGATGGTTGGGGGGAGGCTCTTTGCGGAGGTGTTTCATTCGGTGGCGGAGGTTTACTTCATCGTGGTCTGGCTGATATTCTATTTTGCAGCGAGGTGTAGGGAGGGGGAATTGGAAGGTAGGAGGTTTGGAAGGCAAGatttggaggaatgtatcaatGGCCTCAGATGA